GCATCACAATAGAGCACGTGTGTCATCCTACTGGGCACGAGAACTGAATTTACTTTTACAAATGTTTATCTGTGTTAGTTTTTGTCATACCTATCTTTCCTGCGCTCCCCTATTGGCACAGGACTGACTGAGATCCGAGGTAAAGTGGAAATGGAGCcttgtgattggctgctggCAAACGAAGAAGTTTCCAGATTGAGCGGAGACTGTGGAGGTGTGATGAGACTGGGGCTGCTGCACTCGGAGTGTGAGAGGGAGCCTAGATTTAAAGACAAAGGAGCAGAAAGGGGCAGAAGCATGACATTTACATCTCACATGAAATACACCTctgaaatacacacagaaaTCTGATTACAACTGCAATGTCACATCATATTGTCAGCTTTTATAAAGGACAGTAAATATCCGATTTAACTGGTCCTACATACACAAATCTCCTGACACCTACGTTTTAACAAGGATATTGCTGTCTGAGCTGCCTGTCAGCAGATTGTTGCTTTTGGTTACTGTTGAgaatatttgtggaaatgtatCACCATTTAATAAGCTACTGCCTGTGAAGTAGAGACACACTGTTTTCACACACTGCTGTTAATGTGGAAAAATATGTTTGAGTTTGGGTAGTAAGATTTTAAATTCTAAATACAAAATCTAAACACAATCCAACCATCCAGGATGTACATTCAGTTCATGTATAGAGGTGAATGTGAGATTTACACCTCTACAGTTTCACGGATAGATTTAAAATGAGCCCTGTTTTCGTTCTGACAATATTGTAAAATCTcaatttaaaactttattagATATTGATCTTACTATGCAGCAGGCCAACCAAACCTTGgggtttagaaacaaagttaaaaagaaaatctattGCTAGAGCTGTAGCTGCTGTGCCTTGCAGTTTGATCTAAGATGCTTTTCACACTTGTGGTGAGTGTGAAGTGTGTTTTTACTTGTGAGCACAGTACCTCTGTCTGACCCCAGCATGGAGCGAGGGTAGCGGGGAGTGGAAGGGATTTTGATCCTCTCTGTGCGGTACTGGACATTATTGGAAGAACCTGGCAGAGGGATGAAATGATACAGGGATGAATGCGCTGACACaatatgcaaaaaaagaaagggacaTAAGTCTGtgacctttatttatttgtgtgtgcgtgcatgcgtgcatgTCAGACTGACCGAGCCGTGCGCTGGAGGGCAGTGAATTTGTACCGTGTGAAGCTCTGCTGCTGCGTGACGATGAGGATTCAGAGAAGTCGCCCATGCGCTTCTGCTGGCTAAGGTCCAGGCTCAGACGACCCTGGTGTTGTGGGCtaagcaaaaatgaaaaaatgaagccTTAGGAAACATTCATAATTATCCATAGAATGCAAGAGATTATTTTCAACACCAATCACATTAAATTATGTGGTTATGCCTTTGGGAAACTGGCTCATTTAGATATATTAGTCATCATAAGAGGTCCCATCAGAAACTATGAACCAACAATTTAAAAACCTTTGACATAAACATCAAGTAATCTGTAAAGTGTGGAGGAGGGAGTAACCTGGTGTGGGTGTGCTGGTGACAGATCTGGGAGGCGACAGATGGACAGTTGCTGGTATGAACACGATGACTGCGCACCGTGTACACTGGATTCCTCATCACGGCAGTCACAGCGGGGCAAGGAGCCAGACCCCGGTGGGCTGAATCTGACAGAACAGACACACCACCATggtaaagaggaggggggggactGTATGATTGTGTTGAGAGCGTGTTTATGTAAGAATCTGAGAAACTCACTAGGAGGTAGGGTGCCGTTGTAGACTGTGGGGACAAAGCCAACGCTGTGCCTATGGGAGCGGCTGGGGGAGGACCGCAGCATGTCCCTGGGTTCTGGTGAATGCTCATCGTTAGAGTAGCTCTGTGACAAATAACAGACACAAATGGTTACTTTTCTCCCTGCAGGATAACAAAACACCATTATGTcttgggaaaaaaaatctcaaccTTTTGCTGGAGACAAGTAACATATGAGAAAAATTACTTCATGAACATCatacaacagtaaaatgaacATTCATCCCCACTGCAAAATCGTGTGTGCTCATGGGCCCGAAAAGGTAGCAAGGCATGGTTGTCTGAGCCCCAGGCACTGACTCAGCTCCTGGGCTGAGTGGCTAAACCAGTGCAGAAGCATCAATCACTCCGACATGCTGGCTAAGTGGCAACTCCCAGAGGCACAGCTCTGACGGGGCTGTAAATTCTACCACAAAATGGATGCTTTGGCCCACTGGGATGATTTGAGATGTTGGTCTCGTTTTGAATTCAAACACTTCACAAATGTATCATGTCTCTTTATTAGAGAAGCTACTGATCAGGCTGAGCTGAACTTGTGCAGGAAACAGGCAAAAGACTATTTTTACAGAAGCATTTTTTAGAACATAAAAGAGGaattatttaataaaactaGAGAATACTGCCTCACAGTTCTATGCCTCCACCAACCAGTCAAGTTGCAGTTTACATTCATGTCTGTCAactaattaaatatttacagtgaAGACTTTGAAAGAGTTTCATAAAATCACCACACCACAGTTTCAAGGTGGGCACCACCAAGGTTCATGTCCCAATTCAGTATCCaaccaaatgtgaaatatggtcacaatcTCCCCCTCTATTCCTGAGTTATGGCGTTGGATAATGGCCAGACTCATGCTTTTGCAGAACatcatgatgtcacagtgaagtTGAACTTCAAccttttggatataaaatgtcattactTCCTCAATTTATCCTATTGGACTATTGTGTGAAACTTTGTTCTAATTAGTGTGTTAtggcaaaaaatgtgttttgtgaggTCACCGTGACCTTTGAGCACCAAAATCTAATAACTTTGTCCTTGAGTCCTGCTGGACGtctgtgccaaatttgaagaaattccCTTAAGGCATTCCTGAGATATTGCGCAAAAGTATGGGACAGACAACCTGAAAAACGTATGCCTCCAGCCACGACTTTCACTGGCACGGAGGCATTATAAAAAGTCTAGATTTGGTTTCAAGGTTTTAAACGGACTGACCTGGAAGGTGGGAAGAGTGATGGTCTGTGGGGTCATCCTACGTCGGAGGGCAGGAGCAGATTTAGGGCGTGGTCTCTTTACTtcaggctcctctcctctggTTCGGCCGATGTCCTCGTCACATGACTTTCTTGAGGTCAGGACCTTGCCATCCAGGAAATAGTGGTTTCCattcctgtctctttctctctcactcctctccctgctctctcCTGCTGCCATGGAGATTGCAGCCTCTCCCTTGCCGTCTGAGGTGATTGTGCAGTCAGAGGCAGAGCTGctttgatgtttgtgtttgaacTTAAAAGAGTCACTGCGAGTGGGTGGGGTTGGAGGGGTTGGTGTGGgggtggatgaggaggagagggactCTGTCTTCGAAGGCTGTGGGGAATGCgatactgcagcagcagctactGCTGCAGCTATCTGATTGGCTGCCATGTACTCCATCTTAGAGGAAGGGGTTTCAGGGCGCTTGAAAGTGTCCGGGTCAAATATGGACTTCCTCTGTTTAGGCGATTTATAGATGGagagctgtgctgctgctgtgactggGCTGGTGTTATCTGGTGCTACTGACATGCCTCCCACCATCATCTTGGGCCACGTGCCTCCACTGTGCTTCTTCTCCAGAGTTGTCTCCATTGTGATGCAGTCCGAGGGAGAAACAGGGTCAAAGGGTAAGGAGGAAGGTCCCTTTGAGTAGGGACAGCACTCTTGGAAGGCGCTGGGGCCATAGCGACCAGTGCCCAAGTCAGATGCCGGCCGAAGGCTAGTGGCATGCAGGGAACCTGTGGAGAACTGCTTGCTGATGTCTCCGTACACCTCATCAGATTCACCTCtgaccttcctcctctccccagAGATGCTACTTGTGCTGGTGCTTCCAACATCAGGGCAGAAGATGTCGGTCTGTGTCGAGCTGTTGTGTTTGAGGTTGCGGCTGTTCCGAGAGTGAATCTCTGATACGTGAATGCGCCCGTTGGACTTCTCTGATGTTTCGCGCAGACTCTCAAAGATGTTCTGACCTGATGTGCTGTGAGGGAAAAACTATGgggaggacagatgaaggaattaaccacagcaaaaaaataaagcttaaaaagtattttctttgttgtttgttttttctaaatgacacagacaaaacaaatgtgGATGCATCAGATATGCTAGGATTTCAGTTTTCCCAAACCACATGGTTGAGGTTATAAAACTGCTATGTAGGGCAAGCAAAAGTAGAAAGAAAGTTCTTGAGGATTTTCAGCATTTTCAGCATAGGAGAGGTAGAAAAGGAACTAAAAGAGTCAGATGACTGCAGCCCACCTTCATGAGAGAGAGGCTAAGAGAGTCCCTGCAGCTCCGCAAAAGAGTTTCACACTCTGTCACAGATTTGTTATCCAGAGCAATGCCGTTTATCTGGGGAGTAGAGGAAGACAATGGAAATAAGGACAAGTCCTTCAACATTACAGCAATGCATGTCAGTCTTTTTGATTTTCCTCTGAAGTGTGTATACATCTTGGGTGGCAGCATCATCTGAATAGATACACATCTCTGAACACATACAGGTGACATATCTCCTGTGCCTGGGGCCTGAGATGCGTCTCACTTGGCTGCGGTAGGGAGAGCACAAGAAATCTAGGCCAGCACATTGCAATCTGAATATTTCCATCATATATGCTTGACTGGAGaggaaatgttaaaatataatcAACGGTCAAAGATATTAAAGAGTGGGCAATATATCATGGATGAGATTTATTATAAAATGACTCTGGACAAAGGACGTTCTGCTTTGACCTTGGACAAGTTTGCTACATTTTATTGAGCACAGAACAGTAACAGTCACCTCTGAGCTGTGGGGTTTAGCAACTGACATTCAGCTGTATCCCATGTATATATCATTCCTGATTCAGCACTGTGGCTTCCTTTGCAAACGCAATTAAGCATTTAGTAAGTTATATATAACCTGATACACTGATGTGATTAACATCCACAAGGGCATGATAAAATACGATACGCTTTCATGATTAAGATCTCTTAACGCATCATCTATACTTACCATTGCTAATTGTGGTTGCAGCTGAGCTATCATCTGGCATATCAGCTCTCCTGGCTACATGTATGAAACTGCTATCCTGCTAAATGGTGAGAAGAGATATCCAAGTGCTCTGGGATTTAAACGTAATGCACAGGTTTTTATGCTCCAGTTTAAACTAACAGGGGAATTAAGATTTCTGCTGCTACTGGCAGATTAGGATAAGGTCAATTTTAAAAAGGCAGCGATGGAGACACAAAGTTCCATTCCTGACACTTGTCTCTTTTCCTCCTATTCCCTTCGTGTGAGTGTACCAAAGCTGTGTGAGTGAAGACAGCTCCACCTAGCCCTCTGCAGATGCAGGTTTTTGAGGATTTAATCAAAGGAAGAgacttttctccttcttttactTCTTCACATACTCAACAAAATCCCACTTTATCTGGGTGTGGAGTGTGAGTGTTGGAATGGAGTGGGGGCCTGGATTAGAAAACTCATATAACCTGTTTGATCTGCAATGTGGTGGATGTGGAGGAAGggagtattaaaaaaaaaaaaagaagtataaaAGCGGATTTTAAAGAAGTTGGCTATGACTCACAGCGATTAGTCTGTCTCCAACTGTGAGAGAACCTTCCCTGGCTGCCGGACTGCCCTGGACAATGGCAGTAACATACACCCCACTCTCCAGACCGATACCGCTGTCTGAGACACAGAAGAAAATgaggtgataaaaaaaaacaacaacaaacaaacacagacagtcaTAATACAcagtaaaagacaaaaatacatctATTTTAGCAATATTATACCTTTGTGTCCCACGAGGTTGATGTGAACAGGAGTGACCAGTCTTCCTCCTAGAGACTTTCTTCTTCGTACCACCATGTTGATCAATCCTCCACCATTGAGCACAGCCTTCACCACCTGCTTCCGGTCCTTATTGGTCAGGTCGATGTCATTAATCTTCAACAACCAATCATTCACTCTGATAACACAAAAAGGGTGGATCGTGAGACATAAAATGGACAGTTAGTTTATAAGAAAGGAGCGTGACAGCTACTAGAGCAGCACTCACCTTAACCGTCCATCTGCAATACTTCCTTTGTCCACCCTTGTAACAAATATTCCGCAATCTCCTGGTAAATATGGATCATTTACCCCCTCTGCGATATCAAACCCAAGTGCCTTCAAATCCATGTCATCCTGTAAAGcgaataatataaatgttagtaAATCCATATAAAAGTCAGTGAATTGACAAACGTATTTCAATATCATCACATTTTTGGCAGTCTTTAGAAGCTCGACTGGCTTCAGGGAGACTGGCATGTCACCAAATCACTCTCAGTAATAAGAGCTGAGCGCTGTCTTTCCTACCCTGTCTTTCTCGAACTCCACCACCTCTGTCTCCCACTCCAGGGAGTCTGTATCGATGGCTGAGTCATGAGAGCTGTGGGCCATTAGCTGACAAAACCGGGCCTCCTTTTCCAACTGGCTCTCCATCTTCTCCCTTAACAAAGGAAGACATTGCACACAGAGTCAAAGGTCAGTGACTGGAGGATGAATGGGCATggacaagagaaagagagaataacaCACAACCAGTCAGTATACTGGAAAAGATTTGTAACCAAAAGTTAAGGGGACTTTTAAAGTCTGCATATTTGTAGATGTAGAATCAATCAGTGCAAGATACAATAACACAAATACATTCAGAATGTTTCCATGATTTGACCTTCTTTTTTGTGGAAGTTGGCttagacttttctttctttcataacaaaatatttcagACACTAACACCTTATGCTTCGTGGTTTAGGGAATCAAATTTATATTTGCTCATAAGAAAACTAAAAGTAGAATGCACACAATGCCCCACTGTCACTAAGATATATGGTGTCCTACTGAGGCATGCCTTGAGGGTAGCTGTGACATTAAAACCCCAGTCCTACATTGCTCTTTGCAGAGGATAGAGGGAGACACTCTCAAAGTCACAGCATACTGCATACACCATATGGTGACTTGACTTTATGACTGTCATATACACTTTACCCAGCAGGGGGAGCTTTTACatgaaatataaacacattGGTATGCAGGGAGGTAGAGACAGTGAGAGActaaatgtgtatgtgtccaAAACACTGACGCTTTTCGGGATTACACTTTTAATCTGGGCATGTGGAAATGCCGCCAGACAAACAACTGAGCTCTCTGATGTCTCCAAAGGCACAATATCACAGCTTACACCCAGCCACACACCGAGTACAACAGCTTATAGAGACAAAGCGGTAGGACACACAAAGTTGGCAGAGTACATAGAATAGTGTTTTGTGCTCACTCAAATGTAGAATTTTCCTGAGATATCTTAGGCTGTGTTtagactgcaggcaaatctgattcaaatctgattccttctcaaatctgatttttaggcctgactgtccacactgtttttagcaagtgtccaaatcagatttggctctgttcagactggggcccattaatgaccaatctgacaggttgctgtggcaacgtcgtcggagcgtgtattgtgtgatgtcatataattgcgacagcattaacaacaacaaaccctcgagcttcgaTTGAACGGAgtcatctccccaaagattaattAAGAATTTGGTTTCGTCCTCTGTCCaaggactgatgttttcgacgtcctccattgatatcagctagcaacaacaactagaataagcgcgggtctggtgtcgcatagagtgacgtagagagacgtcacggacagtcaaaacCGAGTtcagtgtttggagctgttcagattcagacacatctgtccaaatgcgatttgaaactacctcccaaaaAGGTGGTTTGGGAGGTTcgatctggtttgcaaaaatcggatttcatgtgatttatgactgttcagacttcataagagccatctggttccaatctagattgactaaaaatcggattttggcttgcgtGAGTACAGTAAACCTTGGATAAAACTTACTTCAGCTCTTTAAGCTCTCGCAATGCATCGTTCTTCTGCTTCCTCATATCGTCCAGATTCCGCAGTGCGTCGGCCAGGTCGCTGACTGCCCGGTCTCTTTCCCGACGCAGGTTATCACACAGAGTCCTGGGAATGAGCAAAGCAGATATAGGTCAGTGATTGTCTCAAATAATCACTGACCTATAGTGGCAGACCTATAAACAGACTGACCTTatactctccctctctgccactattttgtctctctcttggaAGGCCCAATCCCGTCGACATTTGGCCACCTCGGCTTCCTGTGTGGCTTCCTTCAGTTCCTGGGACATGGCCTCATACTGTTTCCTCAGCACCTCAATCTCCTTGTTGGCTCGCTCCATGTCCAGGGTGGCCGAGTCTTGTTTCTAAGAAGGATACATGAAGAGGATTGTTCTTGAAAACCAGTGTGTTACATatgctgtatttctgtttggAGCAACATCATAGAATATTAAAGTGTCTGGTCTGAAGGATGGACATGAAATACTGATACCAGCAAATGTGCAGACTATCCAGATGTGTGACTCTCAAGGTGTAAAAAGCTAGTCATGATGTCTTTAGGGTTCGCGTAACCAGCAGAGGGACTTTACAGACAGCCATCTAGTGGGCTGACAGAGGTGTGGACCTAAATCCGCTTACAGGACAATCCACTGACACACTCTAATCCACCAACTGACAGCTCACTGGATGCAAGCTCTTTATCCTGTGTCCAACCTTTGACTTTATACTGTCAAATCTAAAGTGTGTTACGTGAGGACGTGTGCGTTTGTTACCTGTCTGGCCTGATAGTACTCTCGAAGCAGCTGATCCCTTTGAATGATGgcctctgtcctctccttccGGGCCACGTCCCTCTCTTCTCGGACCGTCTCGATGTCCTTGCAGGCCTGACTCAGCTCCTTCTGGGCCTCGGCTTTGTCCTTCACCTCATGGCAGTACTTCTCCAGCAGCTCGTTCCTCTCGCAGATGGCCCTGTCGCGGTCCACCAGTGACGAGTTCAACTCCTGCCGCAGAACAAAGGGTGCAAAATGAAATGAGGGCATCTCAACACTGAGTCATTAATAcgatgtgaaaaaaaaaatatttgaggGCCAATGCAGAGTGATCCAACACTACTTAGTGAGTGCTCAGAAATATTCTTCAAAAAGGAGGCAGCGGAGCTAAACTATTTTTGTGCGGTGTCCTGGGTGAAAATGGCCTTTGATCTACTGACAAGTGAATGCCTGGCCCAATTCACAAGCAGACCCACTAACAACTTGACAGACTAATATTCTCACAGAGGAAAGTGTTTAAACTGACACAGTTTTATACTTTTTGAAGGATATGATGATTTCAACCTTCTACCCTCTTGTGGAAGGTGAGAGTGATGAGTAATGACAagaacagttttaaaaatgcaaaacatcAATTTTAGGAAAATACATTATGACGTTCAACATGTCTGCAATATGTTGGATTGGATAGGTTTGCAATCTTCAAATTCAAGTTTGCCACTTAGTAatttgtaattatgtttttGGGAGGGATACTCAATCAGCCTTCACCTTTACTACACAGAACCTCTCTGGacagttgaaaaaaaaggatatatATAAACTCAAgtgtatacattttttacaatCTTAAGTCTGATACCTGTCTAAGGGCTTCCAACTCTTCGCTGGCCACCACCCTCTCTGAAGAGGTGTTTTTGAGCCGGGCCTCAGCTGCCTCCAGCTCTGTCTGCAGCTTGTCCAACTCCTTGATCACCTGGTCTCTCTCACTCATGATGAGACGATACTCGTTGAACACAGAGTCCCTCTCCTCCTTGTACTTCTCGCAGTCCTTCGCCGCCTTCAGCTGCAAGTTCTTGTAGCGTGTTACCTCCGACTGTAGccgctccatctctctctgtagcTCCTTGTTCTGGGCCGAAGATTTGTTTAGCTCCTGCTGCATTGAATCAAAcctggaggatggaggaaggtggTGAGGGTTTAAATGCTGAATTTTACAAGAGGCACATATAAAATGATGTGTGGTACCGCTCATAGCACCACTTGTTCACAAAATGTTGGACTATTATGTGCTATGTGTACAGGTGACAGTGCTTTCACCTCCTCATTGAGGTGGAGTACTGCTGCTGGTAGTGCATAGCAGAGTCGCGCTGTTTGAGCAGTGCATCCATCTGCTTCTGCAACCGCCGGTTCTCCTCCTCGACCTGCTCCAGGCGGCTCAGGTCTGTGTTGTGGTTGGCCACCTTCTCGCTGTAGCGCTTGCTCAGGGCATCGTATTCCTTCTTTACGCTTTCCAGCTTGTCCATGGCTGTGTCGTACAGTTTGTTTAACACCTCTGATGAGCCCTTCTCTCTCATCACCTGGAGGGTACAATAAAGAGTCATATTATACATCCTTGCAAAACAACTAATATTGCTCAAAATTTCGACGCCGTAAAATAATATCCAACAAAGTCAGTATTTGCTGTGCCGCACCTAAGCAGCAGATGGCATCAATGTGTCGGGAGAATTCTATTTTTACAGTTCAAGCAAATCTAGTGGGACTCTAAACAATACCTTTTATAGGTTTAAGTGTTTTTCTAGAGCTACATTTAGACATGTCCCTGCACATTATTGAACTGTCCACTGACAAGTTAAACTAAATGGCTGGCCTGCAAATGATCTGTTTTATGCCCAGTGTGTCCTTGAGACTGCATTATTCATTCTCTGTGAGACTGCACATCTCATTACTGTAGGTCTTGCTGATATAGCCCTCCAGATTTCTGAGAGAGCTGCTGTGACCTGAGGGCTGTATTGACCTCGTCTACACAGCATATACACTGATTTTGTAGCTACTGTACATGGTTTGGGTCAGTGTGCCCTTTGCCCAAGCCAAAGCCCTTTTCTTCTGTGCTTGCCCTTTTCAGAAACACTCTGTATGCAGTTCCGTCTGCTTGGCTGCCCTGTGCTCCTAACCACTGCAGTATTCCCATAGGTGCTGTGTGAGACAACACTGCACAGTGGTCCAATACTGTTCAGGTCACAGCACCCTTGTACTGTTTAGAACAAAGTATTCAGTGCATAGAGGACAACAAACTTTACTTGTTGTATGactttaaaaagtaaagtattACTGAAAATGTGAACTACTGTAACAAaggaacacttttttttttgaaaggcagtatgattttattaattcataaaaTCTAGCATCTGTGGCATGCCAGTAAATCTTTGAAGGCAAATCCAGCCTTTATAACATCTGGGCAACTACAGCAAACACCCccaacatatgtgtgtgtgcgtgtgtgcgtgtgtgcgtgtggatTGTACCTGCTGTTGCTGCAGTCGGAGGTCTGCCAACTCTTTCTGGTCTTGACTGTGCAGTCGTTTGAGCTCCTCGCAGTTCTGTTTAAGATGGTTGTGCTCTCGGACAAGTTGTGTGTTGTCCCTCCTGAgtgtctccatctcctccttcagCTGCGTTTGTTCACCCAGGACACGACTGTGCAGCATGCTAGCAAGGTAAAACATACAGAAACATGGGAGGAATCAACACATCTGTATATAGAAGGAGATATATCCAGACACATAATGGTagatacacaaacatgcagaacaGAAATAGAAATTTCAGAAGTAATTGTATCCAT
This portion of the Scomber japonicus isolate fScoJap1 chromosome 14, fScoJap1.pri, whole genome shotgun sequence genome encodes:
- the dlg5a gene encoding disks large homolog 5a isoform X1, which translates into the protein MEPKHKELLDQCHQNLLESITDADRVIELLIVSGTLSQLDRFELDQNCSSSAEKVDHLLKMLMNKESDHFLDLCVALEKAYPDLYIALFSNNGGGPVDHSTGSTYSVLSTMPSDSESSSSLSSVGSPVNGEASSPPPAINDNRPPGDNLDTILFQLRQVTRERDELRKRLALASPGTTFDDCRPNSKASHDYERLKSQCMRAMADLQSLQNQHTKTLKRCEEAVKEADFYHMLHSRVLGEQTQLKEEMETLRRDNTQLVREHNHLKQNCEELKRLHSQDQKELADLRLQQQQVMREKGSSEVLNKLYDTAMDKLESVKKEYDALSKRYSEKVANHNTDLSRLEQVEEENRRLQKQMDALLKQRDSAMHYQQQYSTSMRRFDSMQQELNKSSAQNKELQREMERLQSEVTRYKNLQLKAAKDCEKYKEERDSVFNEYRLIMSERDQVIKELDKLQTELEAAEARLKNTSSERVVASEELEALRQELNSSLVDRDRAICERNELLEKYCHEVKDKAEAQKELSQACKDIETVREERDVARKERTEAIIQRDQLLREYYQARQKQDSATLDMERANKEIEVLRKQYEAMSQELKEATQEAEVAKCRRDWAFQERDKIVAERESIRTLCDNLRRERDRAVSDLADALRNLDDMRKQKNDALRELKELKEKMESQLEKEARFCQLMAHSSHDSAIDTDSLEWETEVVEFEKDRDDMDLKALGFDIAEGVNDPYLPGDCGIFVTRVDKGSIADGRLRVNDWLLKINDIDLTNKDRKQVVKAVLNGGGLINMVVRRRKSLGGRLVTPVHINLVGHKDSGIGLESGVYVTAIVQGSPAAREGSLTVGDRLIAINGIALDNKSVTECETLLRSCRDSLSLSLMKFFPHSTSGQNIFESLRETSEKSNGRIHVSEIHSRNSRNLKHNSSTQTDIFCPDVGSTSTSSISGERRKVRGESDEVYGDISKQFSTGSLHATSLRPASDLGTGRYGPSAFQECCPYSKGPSSLPFDPVSPSDCITMETTLEKKHSGGTWPKMMVGGMSVAPDNTSPVTAAAQLSIYKSPKQRKSIFDPDTFKRPETPSSKMEYMAANQIAAAVAAAAVSHSPQPSKTESLSSSSTPTPTPPTPPTRSDSFKFKHKHQSSSASDCTITSDGKGEAAISMAAGESRERSERERDRNGNHYFLDGKVLTSRKSCDEDIGRTRGEEPEVKRPRPKSAPALRRRMTPQTITLPTFQSYSNDEHSPEPRDMLRSSPSRSHRHSVGFVPTVYNGTLPPNSAHRGLAPCPAVTAVMRNPVYTVRSHRVHTSNCPSVASQICHQHTHTSPQHQGRLSLDLSQQKRMGDFSESSSSRSSRASHGTNSLPSSARLGSSNNVQYRTERIKIPSTPRYPRSMLGSDRGSLSHSECSSPSLITPPQSPLNLETSSFASSQSQGSISTLPRISVSPVPIGERRKDRPYLEEPRNVIVHKGAEPLGISIVSGENGGIFVSKVTGGSIAHQAGLEYGDQLLEYNGINLRNATEQQARLIIGQQCDTITIMAQYNPHMYQLGNHSRSSSRLEPISTQSTPQGSGAATPDNHSTIDTLSEQDEGTLTPSSKQTTPTTSPHNFIRMPSDGSKKAVEPRLVTVRRPGVEVGVILCGGNLRGVYIESLDEDSPARGADGLLSGDLIMEYNSVNMKNKTAEEVYVEMLKPAETVTFKVQHRPDDFSMLKDVPGDGFYIRALYDRVGEAEGDLSFKKDDILYVDESLPKGSFGTWMAWQLDENAQQIQRGQIPSKYMMDQEFYRRHSVTEIKEDSSKTLSAAARRSFFRRKQKHKRSSSKDSKEMVALDAISTDSIPFLDDCVSLAYQRVQKVECTSPRPVLVLGPLTDPVKEMLVKESPGKFCRCVLEVMKASQQAIERGVKDCLFIDYKRRSGHFDVTTVASIKEITDKGCHCLLDIAPHAIERLHSVHIYPIVVFVRYKNSKQIKEQRDPVYLRDKVSQKHSKEQFESAQKIEQEYSKFFTGIVQGGTLPYICTQIMTIVDQEQSKVLWTPLGCP